The following proteins are co-located in the Acidobacteriota bacterium genome:
- a CDS encoding helix-turn-helix transcriptional regulator, whose protein sequence is MKPKNEPSLGELLRALREERGMSLFELEKASGVGRGYIWELEKEAKDNPSIDILQKIARGLDVPVSRLIGEPRAESGASAQEPPGFKAFLEKEASAGTPVPPEDIEWLKPIVYRGRRPRTADDWSLLYELVKRLVYAEKKPK, encoded by the coding sequence GTGAAACCTAAAAACGAGCCCTCCCTGGGGGAACTCCTCCGCGCCCTCCGTGAAGAACGGGGGATGAGTCTCTTCGAGCTGGAAAAGGCGTCCGGTGTCGGCAGAGGCTATATCTGGGAACTCGAAAAGGAAGCCAAGGACAATCCGTCCATCGATATTCTCCAGAAAATCGCCCGCGGGCTGGACGTCCCCGTCTCCAGGCTCATCGGCGAACCCAGGGCCGAATCCGGCGCCTCGGCGCAGGAGCCCCCGGGATTCAAAGCGTTCCTGGAGAAAGAGGCGAGCGCCGGAACGCCCGTGCCCCCGGAAGACATCGAATGGCTGAAACCCATCGTGTACCGGGGACGCCGGCCTCGAACCGCCGATGACTGGTCCCTTCTGTACGAGCTCGTCAAACGGCTCGTCTATGCGGAGAAAAAGCCGAAATGA
- a CDS encoding ImmA/IrrE family metallo-endopeptidase: MTAIGTIDFPAQNPAAAGEAVVRNARALIEKTRAAHPDWIPPPFDPGLYAAVLGIPVHYESTPQDWDAVFVPLPGRRRIIINARVRSTGRRRFSLAHEIAHSWFDDPSGARYFLRTLDRKAYESDPASAALEKCCDAGAAELLMPQPWFGEELMQCGLGAAAVPEIAGRFAVSLEAAALRIVETREAETAIGFFEFVPPAPRSGGHGRGDMRPESGCYRVRRLFKSGGFPFLFPARKSVPASSAIYRSSLGQKEIFGTEDFELGPIRARLCVSAFPIYGKRRTDCPPPVCAVFEEETHSGGR, encoded by the coding sequence ATGACGGCGATCGGCACCATCGACTTTCCGGCCCAAAACCCGGCCGCGGCCGGGGAGGCCGTGGTCCGGAACGCCCGGGCCCTCATCGAAAAGACCCGCGCCGCGCATCCCGACTGGATCCCGCCTCCCTTCGACCCCGGTCTTTATGCGGCGGTGCTGGGCATCCCGGTTCACTACGAATCCACGCCTCAGGACTGGGACGCCGTCTTCGTTCCCCTTCCGGGCCGGCGGCGCATCATCATCAACGCCCGCGTCCGATCGACGGGGCGGCGGCGGTTCAGCCTGGCGCATGAGATCGCCCACAGTTGGTTCGACGATCCGTCGGGAGCGCGCTATTTCCTGAGAACGCTCGACCGCAAAGCCTATGAGAGCGATCCGGCTTCCGCGGCGCTCGAAAAGTGCTGCGACGCCGGGGCCGCCGAACTCCTCATGCCGCAACCCTGGTTCGGTGAGGAACTGATGCAGTGCGGGCTCGGTGCGGCGGCGGTCCCCGAGATCGCCGGGAGGTTTGCCGTCAGCCTGGAAGCCGCGGCCCTCCGGATCGTCGAAACCCGGGAGGCGGAGACGGCCATCGGGTTTTTCGAGTTCGTGCCGCCCGCGCCTCGAAGCGGGGGGCACGGCCGGGGAGACATGAGGCCGGAGAGCGGATGTTACCGCGTCCGGCGGCTTTTCAAATCAGGCGGATTCCCGTTCCTTTTTCCGGCCCGGAAATCCGTTCCTGCATCGTCCGCGATATACCGATCCTCCCTGGGACAAAAGGAAATCTTCGGCACGGAAGACTTCGAACTCGGGCCGATCCGGGCGCGCCTGTGCGTCTCGGCCTTTCCGATTTACGGCAAAAGGCGGACGGATTGCCCACCGCCTGTGTGCGCCGTCTTTGAAGAAGAAACCCATTCGGGAGGACGGTGA